The following proteins are co-located in the Desulfurococcus amylolyticus Z-533 genome:
- a CDS encoding acyl-CoA carboxylase subunit beta, whose protein sequence is MSHEDLLRKVNEYREKSIEGGGRDKIEQQRQKGKLWVRDRLNRLLDPDSFTELQWMRTHRSTYFGLDKLKYYGDGVVTGYGVIDKRLVYVYAQDFTVLGGSIGEVHGEKIARLIELAIKTGAPVIGLYDSGGARIQEGVGSLHGCGRIFNANVKASGVIPQIAVIMGPCAGAAAYSPALMDFVIMVKSSYMFITGPEVVKAALGVDVTFEQLGGANIHASTSGVAHFITEDEDSALALVRKLLSYLPSNNMEEPPFIQTEDPVDRRIDEIYEIVPTDPVKSFDVKKVISLLVDEGDFLEVHEHYGRSAVVGFGRIGGYTIGIVANQPAVNAGVIDIDASNKIARFVRFCDSFNIPIVTLVDTPGFMPGVDQEHGGIIRHGAKVLYAYSEATVPKITLVMRKAYGGAYIAMGSLSLESDINLAWPTAEIAVMGPEGAIRILYRKELSQAPDPEELARKKLAEYRETFANPFRAAELGYIDDIIDPALTRLKIYEALKALKNKREEFLGMIPKKHGNIPL, encoded by the coding sequence GTGAGTCACGAGGACTTATTGAGAAAGGTGAATGAGTACAGGGAGAAATCCATAGAGGGCGGTGGCAGGGATAAGATTGAACAGCAACGACAGAAAGGTAAGCTGTGGGTAAGGGATAGGTTAAACAGGTTACTTGATCCCGACTCCTTCACCGAGCTACAGTGGATGAGGACGCATAGATCAACATATTTCGGTCTGGATAAACTCAAATATTATGGCGATGGAGTTGTAACAGGTTACGGTGTGATCGATAAGAGACTGGTTTACGTTTATGCCCAGGATTTCACGGTTCTAGGTGGAAGCATAGGCGAAGTACATGGTGAGAAAATAGCTAGGCTAATCGAGCTAGCCATCAAGACAGGTGCACCGGTGATAGGATTATACGACTCCGGTGGAGCCCGCATACAGGAGGGCGTTGGATCGCTTCACGGATGCGGTAGGATATTTAATGCCAATGTAAAAGCCAGTGGAGTGATACCACAGATAGCCGTTATAATGGGGCCATGCGCCGGTGCTGCTGCCTATAGTCCAGCACTCATGGATTTCGTTATAATGGTTAAGTCGTCATACATGTTTATAACTGGTCCAGAAGTAGTTAAAGCTGCACTTGGCGTCGATGTAACATTTGAGCAGCTTGGTGGAGCTAATATCCATGCATCAACAAGCGGTGTAGCACACTTTATCACCGAGGATGAAGACTCAGCATTGGCCTTGGTCAGGAAGCTCCTCTCATATCTCCCCAGCAATAACATGGAGGAACCACCCTTCATTCAAACGGAGGATCCTGTAGATAGAAGAATAGATGAGATCTATGAGATTGTGCCAACAGACCCTGTCAAATCCTTTGATGTCAAGAAGGTTATTAGCTTACTTGTTGATGAAGGCGACTTCCTAGAGGTGCATGAACACTACGGTAGATCAGCGGTTGTAGGATTTGGCAGGATAGGCGGGTACACTATTGGTATAGTTGCCAATCAGCCAGCTGTGAATGCTGGCGTAATAGATATCGATGCAAGCAATAAAATAGCTAGATTCGTTAGATTCTGTGATTCATTCAACATACCAATAGTGACACTAGTAGATACACCAGGCTTTATGCCTGGAGTAGATCAGGAGCATGGTGGTATAATAAGGCATGGCGCAAAGGTATTATACGCGTACTCGGAGGCGACAGTACCAAAGATAACACTGGTTATGAGGAAGGCCTATGGAGGAGCCTACATAGCTATGGGTAGCCTCTCGCTGGAAAGCGATATAAACCTAGCATGGCCTACAGCAGAGATAGCGGTAATGGGGCCCGAGGGAGCTATAAGAATACTCTATAGGAAGGAGTTATCCCAGGCACCTGACCCCGAGGAGCTTGCACGAAAGAAGCTGGCCGAGTATAGGGAGACATTCGCAAACCCGTTTAGAGCTGCCGAGCTGGGATACATAGATGATATAATAGATCCAGCCTTAACAAGGTTGAAGATATATGAGGCGCTTAAGGCTTTAAAGAATAAGAGGGAAGAATTCCTAGGCATGATACCCAAGAAACATGGCAATATACCTCTCTAA
- a CDS encoding thiolase domain-containing protein, with protein MDSVFIVGVGMTKISRFYEQSARELFSQALWKAIEDAGGVKPKALVIGNMMSSVLMNQDSLGALLADYAGLRGIPAFKVEAACGSGGAALYAGYAMVKAGITDVVAVGGIEKQTEATTPYVTRALAQAADADFEVFYGVSFTGLNAMIARLYMQLFGYSEEDLSHWPLKMHEYASYNPYAQLPRKTSMKEILESPMIADPIRLFHAAPLGDGAAAVLLVRGEEKAREIAKSTGRDTLVELAGIGMATDSVDLASRNNILVMESTVKAAQEALKMAGLSLKDIDYAEIHDAFHITGYAALEDIGFAPKGEAPKLFKEGRFQKGDKPEVNFSGGLKARGHPVGATGIYQVVESVMQLRGDFPGFKASTPATALTHNIGGVSTIAVVSVLKRWR; from the coding sequence ATGGATAGTGTATTCATAGTCGGAGTTGGCATGACCAAGATTAGCAGGTTTTACGAGCAATCCGCTAGAGAGCTTTTCTCCCAGGCACTATGGAAGGCTATCGAGGACGCTGGAGGAGTTAAGCCAAAGGCGCTTGTAATAGGCAACATGATGTCGAGTGTTTTAATGAACCAGGATAGCTTGGGTGCTTTACTAGCAGATTACGCTGGTTTAAGAGGAATACCGGCATTCAAGGTCGAGGCTGCATGTGGCAGTGGTGGGGCAGCCCTGTATGCAGGCTACGCGATGGTCAAGGCTGGAATAACTGATGTAGTCGCTGTCGGAGGTATCGAGAAGCAGACAGAGGCTACAACACCATATGTTACTCGTGCATTAGCCCAGGCAGCTGATGCTGACTTTGAGGTTTTCTACGGTGTTTCATTTACAGGGCTAAATGCGATGATCGCCAGGCTATATATGCAGTTGTTTGGTTATAGCGAGGAGGATTTATCACACTGGCCTCTTAAAATGCATGAATATGCCAGCTATAATCCATATGCACAACTACCTAGGAAAACAAGTATGAAGGAGATACTTGAAAGCCCCATGATCGCTGACCCGATAAGATTATTCCATGCAGCCCCGCTGGGTGATGGAGCAGCTGCCGTGCTCCTTGTAAGGGGAGAGGAGAAGGCACGCGAGATAGCGAAGTCGACTGGTAGAGATACACTTGTAGAGCTGGCCGGGATAGGCATGGCTACGGACAGCGTTGACCTGGCATCGAGAAATAATATACTTGTAATGGAATCCACTGTCAAGGCGGCACAGGAAGCGTTGAAAATGGCTGGATTAAGCCTCAAAGATATAGATTACGCCGAGATACACGATGCATTCCATATAACTGGCTATGCAGCATTAGAGGACATAGGCTTCGCACCGAAAGGAGAGGCACCTAAGCTATTCAAGGAGGGGCGTTTCCAGAAAGGTGATAAGCCCGAGGTGAACTTTAGCGGTGGATTAAAGGCAAGGGGACACCCAGTTGGTGCGACAGGCATATACCAGGTTGTTGAATCAGTGATGCAGTTACGCGGAGACTTTCCAGGGTTTAAGGCCAGTACCCCAGCAACGGCTCTAACACATAACATAGGTGGTGTAAGCACCATAGCAGTGGTATCAGTGTTGAAAAGGTGGAGGTAG
- a CDS encoding PqqD family protein: MSEEHVHEHDHPGHEEAINRFNELKDVKPVRQGEFLGEEQEKFYVALSEEEVYELSPLAYYIWVMCDGEHTVNELAESISKEAQIDVKDVIEPLVMALDQLYEAKLVNY; the protein is encoded by the coding sequence ATGAGTGAGGAGCATGTGCATGAACACGATCATCCAGGACATGAGGAAGCAATTAATAGGTTCAACGAGTTGAAGGATGTCAAGCCGGTTAGACAGGGAGAGTTCCTGGGAGAGGAGCAGGAGAAATTCTATGTTGCATTAAGCGAGGAAGAAGTATACGAACTCTCACCTCTGGCATATTATATATGGGTAATGTGTGATGGCGAGCATACAGTGAATGAGCTGGCTGAATCAATAAGTAAGGAGGCCCAGATAGACGTTAAGGATGTAATTGAGCCATTAGTAATGGCTCTCGACCAACTCTATGAAGCTAAACTCGTGAACTACTAG
- a CDS encoding OB-fold nucleic acid binding domain-containing protein — protein MSSNPNKGETPPTNIIDLKPGMEKVTVKARVIKIEAPRVIRTKKGPRTISNAILGDETGRVETTLWGEKAGTLQEGDAVEVHGAWTTEFKGKVQLNIGKSSEIVKIDDSSVPHSGEIPEDSPTAPPGSGGISRPPRRQFGGRRGPRRSDVDE, from the coding sequence ATGAGTTCGAATCCAAATAAGGGGGAAACCCCTCCTACAAATATAATAGATCTAAAACCAGGAATGGAGAAGGTAACCGTTAAAGCCAGAGTAATAAAGATAGAGGCACCAAGGGTCATAAGGACTAAGAAGGGTCCTAGAACAATAAGCAACGCGATACTAGGCGATGAAACAGGGAGAGTAGAGACAACACTGTGGGGAGAAAAAGCAGGTACCCTGCAAGAGGGAGACGCAGTCGAAGTACACGGCGCATGGACAACAGAGTTCAAGGGGAAGGTCCAGCTAAACATCGGCAAATCAAGCGAGATAGTGAAGATAGATGACAGTTCTGTACCACATTCTGGAGAGATCCCGGAGGACTCGCCGACAGCGCCCCCAGGCTCGGGAGGCATTAGCCGGCCGCCTAGGAGACAGTTCGGTGGTAGAAGAGGCCCTAGGAGGAGTGACGTAGATGAGTGA
- a CDS encoding GIY-YIG nuclease family protein, producing the protein MEKHSSIGLDEYRRSCYILVLELQEETSIDLRLGRQKLTLGPGVYLYIGSAKGTCDVFCRVLRHLSSWKRLHWHIDQLTSDARVLKHGFFIIKNNHGDCEAALSGILRRIFDYVNGFGCSDKPGDVSHLYICSGILEECIIQVYRVLDDSCFEPIWIQVELLPEG; encoded by the coding sequence TTGGAGAAACATTCATCCATAGGGCTAGATGAGTACAGGAGGTCCTGCTACATACTAGTACTAGAGCTTCAAGAAGAGACAAGCATAGATTTAAGGCTCGGCAGGCAGAAACTAACACTAGGACCCGGTGTATACCTCTACATTGGCTCGGCGAAGGGCACCTGTGACGTATTTTGCAGGGTGCTCCGTCATCTTTCTTCATGGAAGAGGCTGCATTGGCATATAGATCAATTAACCAGTGACGCAAGAGTATTGAAACACGGGTTCTTCATTATTAAAAACAATCACGGTGACTGTGAGGCCGCTCTATCAGGCATCCTTAGAAGAATATTTGATTACGTGAATGGATTCGGGTGTAGTGATAAACCAGGCGATGTATCCCACCTATATATTTGTAGTGGCATCTTGGAGGAATGTATTATCCAAGTATACAGGGTTCTCGACGACTCCTGCTTTGAACCAATATGGATCCAGGTTGAGTTATTGCCGGAAGGATAA
- a CDS encoding PCC domain-containing protein yields MRIIPVKINEGDVVHRSIEEYIRRNSLKGGIITGIGGLMEAVIGFYSPESKTYLEKRIKSSGSVIEVASLQGNYLVKRNGEVSIHIHVVAGFENTTVAGHLIHGTAKPMLEVFLIEIGEVVGETFIHRAR; encoded by the coding sequence TTGAGGATAATACCTGTTAAAATAAATGAGGGCGATGTAGTCCATAGAAGTATCGAGGAATATATACGTAGAAACAGCTTGAAGGGAGGCATTATAACAGGGATTGGAGGCCTCATGGAAGCTGTAATAGGATTCTACAGCCCTGAGTCCAAGACATACTTGGAGAAAAGAATCAAGTCATCCGGGAGCGTCATCGAGGTGGCATCACTACAGGGAAACTACCTGGTTAAGCGGAACGGTGAGGTGAGCATCCATATACATGTAGTAGCAGGATTTGAGAACACTACTGTTGCCGGCCACCTGATCCACGGCACCGCTAAGCCGATGCTGGAAGTTTTCCTCATAGAGATCGGTGAGGTAGTTGGAGAAACATTCATCCATAGGGCTAGATGA
- a CDS encoding AAA family ATPase → MAFEPRYLMDKIINLLVELEKPFVGRSEEAELLVLSLISGEHVLLIGEPGTAKSALARRLADLVKARFFKYMLTRFTEPDELFGPLDIAALRDGKYIRVTKGKLPEADIAFIDEIFNANSAVLNMLLTLMNERVVYDGYSEIRIPLLTLISASNNVPDEPELQAIYDRFLLRHFVKPVSEDLWGRLLDSSWLIEQGVYQEARPVISIDEVRAVTSMIFKVDVSGVKEKLLKLYAVFEDQGVHLTDRRKGKALKAIAAHAFLKGRMKATEEDLYVLKYVAPRDREEAEKAYSILLDEVEAREKHLRELSEIEANLREAKAYILRSSELDPRLLDYLRSFETLREKLEKLSRETGDEVVRRRAIDVLGELNDAIDLIKRKLVL, encoded by the coding sequence ATGGCTTTCGAGCCAAGATATCTAATGGATAAGATTATTAATCTACTGGTAGAGCTTGAGAAGCCATTTGTCGGTAGGAGTGAGGAGGCGGAGCTACTTGTTCTCTCACTTATCTCGGGCGAACATGTCTTATTAATTGGCGAGCCTGGCACAGCTAAGTCTGCTCTAGCGCGTCGTTTAGCTGACTTAGTTAAAGCCAGGTTCTTCAAATATATGCTTACAAGGTTTACGGAGCCGGATGAATTATTCGGCCCCCTGGATATAGCTGCCCTTAGGGATGGGAAATATATTAGGGTTACTAAGGGGAAGCTACCTGAAGCAGACATAGCCTTCATAGATGAGATATTCAATGCCAATTCAGCAGTCCTCAACATGCTACTTACCCTTATGAATGAGAGAGTAGTTTACGATGGCTACTCTGAGATAAGGATACCCTTGCTAACCTTGATCTCTGCCAGTAATAATGTCCCGGACGAACCAGAGCTCCAGGCTATATATGATCGCTTCCTATTACGTCACTTCGTTAAACCGGTGAGCGAGGACTTGTGGGGAAGACTGCTGGATTCCTCATGGCTTATCGAACAAGGAGTCTACCAGGAGGCTAGGCCCGTTATCTCGATCGATGAAGTCAGGGCGGTTACATCAATGATCTTCAAGGTGGATGTAAGCGGGGTGAAGGAAAAATTGTTAAAGCTGTATGCTGTCTTCGAGGATCAGGGAGTGCATTTAACAGATAGGAGGAAGGGGAAGGCGCTTAAAGCCATTGCTGCCCACGCGTTTCTAAAGGGTAGAATGAAGGCTACCGAGGAAGACCTATATGTGTTAAAATACGTTGCGCCACGTGATAGAGAGGAGGCTGAGAAAGCATACTCAATCCTCCTAGACGAGGTTGAGGCACGGGAAAAACACCTGCGAGAGTTAAGCGAGATAGAGGCGAATCTCAGAGAGGCGAAGGCATATATACTGAGGAGTAGTGAGCTCGACCCAAGGCTACTAGATTATCTAAGGAGCTTCGAAACCCTTAGGGAGAAACTCGAGAAACTTTCCCGTGAGACAGGCGATGAAGTTGTAAGGAGACGAGCCATAGATGTACTGGGCGAATTAAATGATGCAATAGACCTCATCAAGAGGAAGCTAGTACTATGA
- a CDS encoding vWA domain-containing protein, with the protein MSSENKEGYLRGVDYGDPVVRYRGGKIKRLAELFAGRKLDISNEFAVDIFYLFYLPVPLLREDDPGGGEEYRVLRALKDSPNFPIVKSRTIMDSFISSIAASVFLSEVKLLEEVAGKSKVGSEQMNVNENTEVSRIVEKALTTVNIDIENVKKLKSIVEGLEPGSASQLSLDEDVAEVLKLARNIDVKRILEMLKGLKPWELSVEKKKRRFKHGEIAGYEYGRDLERIVPSNLILPSEVFYTRFAQRKLLLYEKVVEESLGPMYVLLDKSGSMDGVKITWGKAVAISLYLKAVKTHREFYLRFFDSQPYPLYRIGRISKPNEVLKLLDYMARVKGAGGTDISRAIITACTDIRTGSIARESDIILITDGVDRIAENMVRYNLKKTDSRLITVMIMGDNENLRNISYKYLKIEKLDKAGMLRVVEFN; encoded by the coding sequence ATGAGCTCCGAGAATAAGGAAGGATACTTAAGAGGCGTGGACTACGGGGATCCTGTTGTAAGGTATAGAGGAGGGAAGATAAAGAGGTTGGCCGAGTTATTCGCTGGGAGGAAACTCGATATCTCCAATGAATTCGCAGTCGACATCTTCTACTTGTTCTACTTACCGGTTCCACTACTCAGAGAAGATGACCCAGGTGGGGGAGAAGAGTACAGGGTTCTAAGAGCCTTAAAAGACTCCCCCAATTTCCCAATTGTTAAGAGCAGAACTATAATGGATTCCTTCATCAGTAGTATCGCTGCAAGCGTCTTCCTCTCAGAGGTAAAGCTACTAGAGGAGGTGGCAGGCAAGAGTAAAGTGGGAAGTGAGCAAATGAATGTTAACGAAAACACTGAAGTCAGTAGAATAGTTGAGAAAGCGCTTACAACTGTGAACATCGATATAGAAAACGTGAAGAAACTTAAATCAATAGTAGAAGGGCTGGAGCCCGGCTCCGCAAGCCAGCTCTCCCTGGATGAGGATGTAGCTGAGGTACTTAAGCTGGCTAGGAACATAGATGTGAAGAGAATACTCGAGATGCTGAAAGGGCTGAAGCCATGGGAGCTCAGCGTAGAAAAGAAGAAGAGGAGGTTTAAGCACGGCGAGATAGCCGGGTATGAGTATGGGAGAGATCTCGAGAGAATAGTTCCCTCGAACCTGATTCTACCGAGTGAGGTATTCTACACCAGATTTGCACAGAGGAAGCTACTCCTCTATGAGAAAGTGGTTGAGGAGAGTCTCGGACCCATGTATGTCCTACTGGATAAAAGCGGTAGCATGGATGGGGTGAAGATAACCTGGGGTAAGGCTGTAGCGATAAGTCTCTACCTTAAGGCTGTGAAAACACATAGGGAGTTCTATCTAAGATTCTTTGATAGCCAGCCGTATCCTCTGTATAGGATAGGGAGGATTTCCAAGCCTAATGAGGTGCTTAAGTTGCTAGACTACATGGCAAGGGTTAAAGGAGCAGGTGGCACAGACATCTCTAGGGCTATTATAACAGCGTGTACGGATATAAGGACTGGGAGCATTGCTAGGGAGTCAGACATAATATTGATCACCGATGGCGTCGATAGAATAGCTGAAAACATGGTTAGGTATAACTTAAAGAAAACGGATTCAAGGCTAATTACAGTGATGATCATGGGGGACAATGAGAACCTGAGAAACATATCTTATAAATACCTGAAGATTGAAAAACTAGATAAAGCAGGCATGTTGAGAGTAGTGGAGTTTAATTAA
- a CDS encoding PLP-dependent aminotransferase family protein: MKPVYDRFLSSRINYIEQSPIRDAVAKIAAKSKTTKVISFAAGEPDPDVIPRELYGELAKEVFIKEKGSVNYSPADGLSELKIEIAKFMAEYEGVKTGPDNIVVTLGGSQAIDILGRLILDPGDIVIVENPSYVNTILVWKHYGVRIIGVPMDDNGMITEKLEDVVKSLHSEGKKLKLIYTIPTGQNPSGVTMSMDRRKHLLEIASRYDLLVAEDAAYNHLVYEPVDVKPLRSMDTEDRVIYIGSFSKIFGTGLRIGWLEAHPEIIGRVRVAKGPMDMCPPVPSQYIVLNLLRNKLYRPIREKAVAEYKSKRDIMIAAIEKHLMGLKHTRPVAGMFILLWLPGGIDGRAFSDQLLEKYNVAVIPAAAFYTDETGRNIVRLNFSMSEKDLIEEGVRRISMLLKEFKTSIP; this comes from the coding sequence TTGAAACCCGTCTACGATAGATTTCTTAGTAGTAGGATAAATTATATCGAGCAAAGCCCTATTCGAGATGCAGTAGCAAAAATCGCGGCTAAATCTAAAACCACCAAGGTAATAAGCTTCGCAGCTGGTGAGCCAGACCCGGATGTCATACCCCGTGAACTATATGGGGAACTAGCCAAAGAGGTATTTATTAAAGAGAAGGGAAGTGTTAACTACTCGCCTGCAGATGGACTCTCCGAGTTAAAGATTGAGATAGCTAAATTCATGGCCGAGTATGAGGGTGTGAAGACTGGGCCCGATAATATCGTGGTTACTCTTGGGGGTAGCCAGGCAATAGACATCCTAGGGAGACTAATACTGGATCCAGGCGACATCGTCATCGTTGAAAACCCCTCTTATGTTAACACGATACTGGTTTGGAAACACTATGGGGTAAGGATAATTGGTGTACCCATGGATGATAATGGAATGATCACTGAGAAACTTGAAGATGTGGTTAAAAGCCTCCATAGTGAGGGCAAGAAGCTTAAGCTAATATACACGATACCAACAGGACAGAATCCATCAGGTGTGACCATGAGCATGGATAGGAGGAAGCACTTGCTCGAAATAGCTAGCAGGTATGATCTACTAGTGGCTGAGGACGCAGCATATAATCACCTGGTGTACGAACCCGTAGACGTGAAGCCGCTTAGATCAATGGATACCGAGGACCGTGTGATATACATTGGGTCCTTTAGCAAGATATTTGGAACAGGTCTCCGTATAGGATGGCTTGAGGCCCACCCGGAGATAATTGGAAGAGTCCGTGTAGCTAAGGGACCAATGGATATGTGTCCACCGGTTCCCTCGCAATACATTGTTCTAAACCTATTGAGGAACAAGTTATACAGGCCTATAAGAGAGAAAGCCGTGGCCGAGTATAAGTCTAAGAGAGATATAATGATCGCCGCCATAGAGAAACACCTAATGGGGTTAAAACACACGAGGCCTGTTGCGGGCATGTTTATACTGCTCTGGCTACCTGGAGGCATTGATGGAAGAGCGTTCTCGGATCAACTCTTAGAAAAGTATAATGTGGCGGTTATACCTGCAGCGGCATTCTATACTGATGAGACAGGGAGGAACATTGTCAGGCTAAACTTCTCGATGAGTGAGAAAGACCTTATTGAGGAGGGGGTAAGGAGAATAAGCATGTTGCTCAAGGAGTTCAAGACGTCTATCCCATGA
- a CDS encoding DUF47 domain-containing protein: MPVNLGDIFPNDTIEKLEEYVSISSKVAERFKQAVNLLNRYQVGDARMVLTELVELENRGEKLRSELEYSISSLRLEASFMSELLGIVSSIDMISDHIKEVAKELRIIPFLEIPQELRAGLLELSELVVKAVEIYNKAFRAVLRSNFEEALRLLDEVVKLEEKADDIEVRNRGLILEYGDRFKPLAMAIMVHSLNKALEDTADICALSATSLKILVMARLL, encoded by the coding sequence GTGCCGGTAAACCTCGGTGACATATTTCCAAACGATACCATTGAAAAGCTCGAGGAATATGTCTCCATATCATCCAAGGTTGCTGAGAGATTCAAGCAGGCTGTAAACCTACTCAACAGATACCAGGTTGGCGATGCCAGGATGGTTCTCACCGAGCTAGTAGAGCTGGAGAATAGAGGTGAAAAACTGAGAAGCGAACTCGAGTACTCCATATCCTCGTTGAGGCTCGAGGCATCATTCATGAGTGAACTACTAGGTATAGTTTCAAGTATTGATATGATAAGCGATCATATTAAAGAAGTAGCAAAGGAGCTCCGTATAATCCCCTTCCTGGAAATACCACAGGAATTACGGGCCGGGTTACTCGAGCTAAGCGAGCTGGTTGTAAAAGCTGTTGAAATATATAACAAGGCTTTTAGAGCTGTTCTCAGAAGCAACTTCGAGGAGGCATTAAGACTACTTGATGAGGTAGTGAAGCTTGAGGAGAAAGCCGATGACATAGAGGTAAGGAACCGTGGCCTTATACTTGAATACGGAGATAGATTCAAGCCTTTGGCGATGGCAATAATGGTTCACAGCTTGAATAAAGCACTTGAAGACACTGCGGACATCTGCGCCCTAAGCGCTACCAGTTTAAAGATACTTGTAATGGCACGTTTACTCTAG
- a CDS encoding XdhC family protein — protein MNNRDILFKAVEELDRGRPVALVTLVNKEGSGPRGLGSLMIVTIDGLKYGTIGGGEFEAFVIKESLSALKEGKPRRVKMALRRENIPPDAMPTNMLCGGVVEVFINVLKPKPRLILVGAGHVGKPIADIGNILGFRVVVVDKDPGLANKDRYPYAETVKSGSVIDELKTIEFTENDIAVIAFGEVETDYQVLKHLVLNGFKGHIWALCSRNRAKWMLDRLVSEGVDVSSFRERIHMPAGLNIEAETPEEIAVSIWSEIICVLKSCRKPVPSLSILDNWQL, from the coding sequence GTGAATAATAGGGATATACTGTTTAAGGCTGTTGAGGAATTGGACAGGGGGAGACCTGTAGCATTGGTCACACTCGTTAATAAGGAGGGCAGCGGACCCCGTGGACTGGGTTCGCTAATGATTGTAACCATTGATGGCTTGAAGTATGGTACAATTGGGGGCGGGGAATTCGAGGCTTTTGTTATAAAGGAGTCATTATCAGCCTTGAAGGAGGGTAAGCCTAGACGCGTTAAAATGGCTCTCAGGAGGGAGAATATACCGCCTGACGCAATGCCTACAAACATGTTGTGTGGTGGAGTAGTGGAGGTGTTCATCAACGTGTTGAAGCCCAAGCCCCGTCTAATACTGGTGGGCGCCGGTCACGTCGGGAAGCCTATAGCGGATATAGGCAATATATTGGGATTCAGGGTAGTCGTTGTCGACAAGGATCCTGGGTTAGCCAACAAGGATAGATATCCCTATGCAGAGACGGTTAAATCTGGAAGCGTTATCGATGAGTTGAAGACAATAGAGTTCACGGAGAATGATATAGCAGTAATAGCTTTCGGTGAAGTTGAAACAGACTACCAGGTACTCAAACACCTTGTATTAAATGGGTTCAAGGGACATATATGGGCTCTCTGCAGCAGGAACAGAGCTAAATGGATGCTTGACAGACTCGTATCCGAGGGTGTTGATGTAAGTAGTTTCAGGGAGAGGATCCATATGCCAGCTGGGCTAAATATAGAGGCTGAGACACCTGAAGAGATAGCTGTAAGTATATGGTCAGAAATAATATGTGTGCTGAAATCATGTAGAAAACCAGTGCCATCGCTCAGCATTCTTGATAACTGGCAATTGTAA